A genomic region of Castor canadensis chromosome 16, mCasCan1.hap1v2, whole genome shotgun sequence contains the following coding sequences:
- the Bcat2 gene encoding branched-chain-amino-acid aminotransferase, mitochondrial — MAAATLGQVWARKLLPVPWLLCGPRRYASSNFKAADLQLQMTQEPQKKPGPSEPLVFGKTFTDHMLMVEWTGNHGWGQPRIQPFQNLTLHPACSALHYSLQVFEGMKAFKGRDQQVRLFRPWLNMDRLLRSAQRLCLPSFDKAELLECIRRLIQVDKDWVPEAAGTSLYVRPVLIGNQPSLGVGVVTRALLFVILCPVGSYFPGDSMTPVSLLADPTYVRAWAGGVGNCKLGGNYGPTVLVQQEAQKNGCEQVLWLYGPDQQLTEVGTMNIFIYWTHEDGVLELVTPPLDSIILPGVVRQSLLDLAQSWGEFRVVERKITMKEMLRALEERRVREVFGSGTACQVCPVHGILYEGKKFHIPTMENGPELIHRFRKELKAIQYGAKAHEWVLQV; from the exons ATGGCTGCTGCCACGCTGGGGCAG GTCTGGGCCCGAAaactcctccctgtcccctggcttCTATGTGGTCCCCGAAGATATGCCTCCTCCAACTTCAAG GCTGCAGATCTGCAGCTGCAAATGACACAGGAGCCTCAAAAGAAGCCAGGCCCCAGTGAGCCCCTGGTGTTTGGCAAGACTTTCACCGACCACATGCTGATGGTGGAGTGGACCGGGAACCACGGCTGGGGGCAGCCCCGTATCCAGCCCTTCCAGAACCTCACACTGCATCCAGCCTGCTCTGCTCTCCACTACTCCCTGCAG GTCTTTGAGGGCATGAAGGCATTCAAAGGGAGGGACCAGCAGGTGCGCCTCTTCAGACCCTGGCTCAACATGGACCGGCTGCTGCGATCAGCCCAACGCCTCTGCCTGCCG AGTTTTGACAAAGCTGAGTTGCTTGAGTGCATCCGCCGGCTCATCCAAGTGGACAAGGACTGGGTTCCTGAGGCAGCTGGCACCAGCCTCTACGTCAGGCCTGTGCTTATTGGGAACCAG CCCTCACTGGGTGTTGGTGTTGTCACAAGAGCCCTCCTGTTTGTCATTCTCTGTCCGGTCGGCTCCTACTTCCCTGGAGACTCCATGACCCCAGTCTCCCTCCTGGCTGACCCAACATACGTTCGGGCCTGGGCAGGTGGTGTCGGTAACTGCAAGCTGGGTGG GAATTATGGGCCCACTGTGCTGGTGCAACAAGAGGCACAGAAGAATGGCTGCGAGCAGGTCCTCTGGCTGTATGGGCCTGACCAGCAGCTCACCGAGGTGGGCACCATGAACATATTCATCTACTGGACCCACGAGGACGGGG TGCTGGAGCTGGTGACCCCTCCGCTGGACAGTATCATCCTTCCTGGAGTGGTCAGACAGAGTCTGCTGGACCTGGCTCAGTCCTGG GGTGAGTTCCGGGTGGTGGAGCGCAAGATCACCATGAAGGAAATGCTGCGGGCGCTGGAGGAGAGGCGGGTGCGGGAAGTCTTCGGCTCCGGCACCGCGTGCCAGGTCTGCCCGGTGCACGGAATCCTGTATGAAGGCAAG AAatttcacattcccaccatgGAAAATGGGCCTGAGCTGATCCACCGCTTCCGGAAGGAGCTGAAGGCCATTCAG TATGGAGCCAAAGCGCACGAGTGGGTTCTCCAGGTGTGA
- the Hsd17b14 gene encoding L-fucose dehydrogenase isoform X2 — MAARTCYLGKVVVVTGGARGIGAGIVRAFLESGAHVVFCDKDEAGGQALVQELPGAVFIPCDVTQEEDVETLISETVRRFGHLDCVVNNAGYHPPPQWPEETSAHGFRQLLEVNLLGTYTLTKLALPHLRKSQGNVINISSLVGAIGQSQALPYVASKGAVTAMTKALALDESQYGVRVNCISPGNIWTPLWEEVAASMPDPKATIREGTLAQPLGRMGQPAEVGAAAVFLASEATFCTGTELLLTGGAELGYGRKASRGTAVDIPTLPS; from the exons ATGGCTGCCAGAACGTGTTATTTGGGGAAGGTGGTGGTTGTGACTGGGGGTGCGCGCGGCATTGGAGCTGGGATCGTCAGAGCCTttt TGGAGAGCGGGGCCCACGTGGTATTCTGTGACAAGGATG AGGCAGGGGGCCAGGCCCTGGTTCAGGAGCTCCCAGGAGCTGTCTTCATCCCCTGTGACGTGACTCAGGAAGAAGATGTGGAG ACCTTGATTTCTGAGACTGTCCGTCGATTTGGCCACTTGGATTGCGTGGTCAACAATGCCGGTTACC ACCCACCCCCACAGTGGCCAGAGGAGACTTCCGCCCACGGCTTCAGGCAGCTGCTGGAGGTGAACCTGCTGGGCACTTACACCCTGACCAAG CTCGCCCTCCCTCACCTGCGGAAGAGCCAGGGGAATGTCATCAACATCTCCAGCCTGGTCGGGGCCATTGGTCAGTCCCAGGCTCTTCCCTATGTGGCCTCCAAG GGGGCCGTAACAGCTATGACCAAAGCCTTGGCCTTGGATGAGAGCCAATATGGTGTCCGAGTCAACTG CATCTCTCCAGGAAACATCTGGACCCCACTGTGGGAGGAGGTGGCAGCTTCAATGCCAGACCCCAAGGCCACAATCCGAGAGGGCACCTTGGCCCAG cccctggGCCGCATGGGCCAGCCAGCTGAGGTGGGGGCTGCAGCTGTGTTCCTGGCCTCTGAAGCCACCTTCTGCACAGGCACGGAACTCCTGTTAACCGGTGGTGCCGAGCTGGGGTATGGGAGAAAGGCCAGTCGAGGCACTGCTGTGGACATCCCCACTCTCCCCTCCTGA
- the Hsd17b14 gene encoding L-fucose dehydrogenase isoform X3, with amino-acid sequence MAARTCYLGKVVVVTGGARGIGAGIVRAFLESGAHVVFCDKDDPPPQWPEETSAHGFRQLLEVNLLGTYTLTKKTNGYKPLHPAKAIWVARDPSFKKGPSGTFQTGVELTGHGMLKTQQLALPHLRKSQGNVINISSLVGAIGQSQALPYVASKGAVTAMTKALALDESQYGVRVNCISPGNIWTPLWEEVAASMPDPKATIREGTLAQPLGRMGQPAEVGAAAVFLASEATFCTGTELLLTGGAELGYGRKASRGTAVDIPTLPS; translated from the exons ATGGCTGCCAGAACGTGTTATTTGGGGAAGGTGGTGGTTGTGACTGGGGGTGCGCGCGGCATTGGAGCTGGGATCGTCAGAGCCTttt TGGAGAGCGGGGCCCACGTGGTATTCTGTGACAAGGATG ACCCACCCCCACAGTGGCCAGAGGAGACTTCCGCCCACGGCTTCAGGCAGCTGCTGGAGGTGAACCTGCTGGGCACTTACACCCTGACCAAG AAAACAAATGGGTACAAACCCCTACATCCGGCAAAAGCTATCTGGGTAGCCAGAGACCCCAGCTTTAAGAAGGGACCGTCTGGGACCTTCCAAACTGGTGTAGAGTTAACAGGACATGGCATGTTAAAAACACAGCAG CTCGCCCTCCCTCACCTGCGGAAGAGCCAGGGGAATGTCATCAACATCTCCAGCCTGGTCGGGGCCATTGGTCAGTCCCAGGCTCTTCCCTATGTGGCCTCCAAG GGGGCCGTAACAGCTATGACCAAAGCCTTGGCCTTGGATGAGAGCCAATATGGTGTCCGAGTCAACTG CATCTCTCCAGGAAACATCTGGACCCCACTGTGGGAGGAGGTGGCAGCTTCAATGCCAGACCCCAAGGCCACAATCCGAGAGGGCACCTTGGCCCAG cccctggGCCGCATGGGCCAGCCAGCTGAGGTGGGGGCTGCAGCTGTGTTCCTGGCCTCTGAAGCCACCTTCTGCACAGGCACGGAACTCCTGTTAACCGGTGGTGCCGAGCTGGGGTATGGGAGAAAGGCCAGTCGAGGCACTGCTGTGGACATCCCCACTCTCCCCTCCTGA
- the Hsd17b14 gene encoding L-fucose dehydrogenase isoform X4 yields MAARTCYLGKVVVVTGGARGIGAGIVRAFYPPPQWPEETSAHGFRQLLEVNLLGTYTLTKKTNGYKPLHPAKAIWVARDPSFKKGPSGTFQTGVELTGHGMLKTQQLALPHLRKSQGNVINISSLVGAIGQSQALPYVASKGAVTAMTKALALDESQYGVRVNCISPGNIWTPLWEEVAASMPDPKATIREGTLAQPLGRMGQPAEVGAAAVFLASEATFCTGTELLLTGGAELGYGRKASRGTAVDIPTLPS; encoded by the exons ATGGCTGCCAGAACGTGTTATTTGGGGAAGGTGGTGGTTGTGACTGGGGGTGCGCGCGGCATTGGAGCTGGGATCGTCAGAGCCTttt ACCCACCCCCACAGTGGCCAGAGGAGACTTCCGCCCACGGCTTCAGGCAGCTGCTGGAGGTGAACCTGCTGGGCACTTACACCCTGACCAAG AAAACAAATGGGTACAAACCCCTACATCCGGCAAAAGCTATCTGGGTAGCCAGAGACCCCAGCTTTAAGAAGGGACCGTCTGGGACCTTCCAAACTGGTGTAGAGTTAACAGGACATGGCATGTTAAAAACACAGCAG CTCGCCCTCCCTCACCTGCGGAAGAGCCAGGGGAATGTCATCAACATCTCCAGCCTGGTCGGGGCCATTGGTCAGTCCCAGGCTCTTCCCTATGTGGCCTCCAAG GGGGCCGTAACAGCTATGACCAAAGCCTTGGCCTTGGATGAGAGCCAATATGGTGTCCGAGTCAACTG CATCTCTCCAGGAAACATCTGGACCCCACTGTGGGAGGAGGTGGCAGCTTCAATGCCAGACCCCAAGGCCACAATCCGAGAGGGCACCTTGGCCCAG cccctggGCCGCATGGGCCAGCCAGCTGAGGTGGGGGCTGCAGCTGTGTTCCTGGCCTCTGAAGCCACCTTCTGCACAGGCACGGAACTCCTGTTAACCGGTGGTGCCGAGCTGGGGTATGGGAGAAAGGCCAGTCGAGGCACTGCTGTGGACATCCCCACTCTCCCCTCCTGA
- the Hsd17b14 gene encoding L-fucose dehydrogenase isoform X5, producing MAARTCYLGKVVVVTGGARGIGAGIVRAFLESGAHVVFCDKDDPPPQWPEETSAHGFRQLLEVNLLGTYTLTKLALPHLRKSQGNVINISSLVGAIGQSQALPYVASKGAVTAMTKALALDESQYGVRVNCISPGNIWTPLWEEVAASMPDPKATIREGTLAQPLGRMGQPAEVGAAAVFLASEATFCTGTELLLTGGAELGYGRKASRGTAVDIPTLPS from the exons ATGGCTGCCAGAACGTGTTATTTGGGGAAGGTGGTGGTTGTGACTGGGGGTGCGCGCGGCATTGGAGCTGGGATCGTCAGAGCCTttt TGGAGAGCGGGGCCCACGTGGTATTCTGTGACAAGGATG ACCCACCCCCACAGTGGCCAGAGGAGACTTCCGCCCACGGCTTCAGGCAGCTGCTGGAGGTGAACCTGCTGGGCACTTACACCCTGACCAAG CTCGCCCTCCCTCACCTGCGGAAGAGCCAGGGGAATGTCATCAACATCTCCAGCCTGGTCGGGGCCATTGGTCAGTCCCAGGCTCTTCCCTATGTGGCCTCCAAG GGGGCCGTAACAGCTATGACCAAAGCCTTGGCCTTGGATGAGAGCCAATATGGTGTCCGAGTCAACTG CATCTCTCCAGGAAACATCTGGACCCCACTGTGGGAGGAGGTGGCAGCTTCAATGCCAGACCCCAAGGCCACAATCCGAGAGGGCACCTTGGCCCAG cccctggGCCGCATGGGCCAGCCAGCTGAGGTGGGGGCTGCAGCTGTGTTCCTGGCCTCTGAAGCCACCTTCTGCACAGGCACGGAACTCCTGTTAACCGGTGGTGCCGAGCTGGGGTATGGGAGAAAGGCCAGTCGAGGCACTGCTGTGGACATCCCCACTCTCCCCTCCTGA
- the Hsd17b14 gene encoding L-fucose dehydrogenase isoform X1, with amino-acid sequence MAARTCYLGKVVVVTGGARGIGAGIVRAFLESGAHVVFCDKDEAGGQALVQELPGAVFIPCDVTQEEDVETLISETVRRFGHLDCVVNNAGYHPPPQWPEETSAHGFRQLLEVNLLGTYTLTKKTNGYKPLHPAKAIWVARDPSFKKGPSGTFQTGVELTGHGMLKTQQLALPHLRKSQGNVINISSLVGAIGQSQALPYVASKGAVTAMTKALALDESQYGVRVNCISPGNIWTPLWEEVAASMPDPKATIREGTLAQPLGRMGQPAEVGAAAVFLASEATFCTGTELLLTGGAELGYGRKASRGTAVDIPTLPS; translated from the exons ATGGCTGCCAGAACGTGTTATTTGGGGAAGGTGGTGGTTGTGACTGGGGGTGCGCGCGGCATTGGAGCTGGGATCGTCAGAGCCTttt TGGAGAGCGGGGCCCACGTGGTATTCTGTGACAAGGATG AGGCAGGGGGCCAGGCCCTGGTTCAGGAGCTCCCAGGAGCTGTCTTCATCCCCTGTGACGTGACTCAGGAAGAAGATGTGGAG ACCTTGATTTCTGAGACTGTCCGTCGATTTGGCCACTTGGATTGCGTGGTCAACAATGCCGGTTACC ACCCACCCCCACAGTGGCCAGAGGAGACTTCCGCCCACGGCTTCAGGCAGCTGCTGGAGGTGAACCTGCTGGGCACTTACACCCTGACCAAG AAAACAAATGGGTACAAACCCCTACATCCGGCAAAAGCTATCTGGGTAGCCAGAGACCCCAGCTTTAAGAAGGGACCGTCTGGGACCTTCCAAACTGGTGTAGAGTTAACAGGACATGGCATGTTAAAAACACAGCAG CTCGCCCTCCCTCACCTGCGGAAGAGCCAGGGGAATGTCATCAACATCTCCAGCCTGGTCGGGGCCATTGGTCAGTCCCAGGCTCTTCCCTATGTGGCCTCCAAG GGGGCCGTAACAGCTATGACCAAAGCCTTGGCCTTGGATGAGAGCCAATATGGTGTCCGAGTCAACTG CATCTCTCCAGGAAACATCTGGACCCCACTGTGGGAGGAGGTGGCAGCTTCAATGCCAGACCCCAAGGCCACAATCCGAGAGGGCACCTTGGCCCAG cccctggGCCGCATGGGCCAGCCAGCTGAGGTGGGGGCTGCAGCTGTGTTCCTGGCCTCTGAAGCCACCTTCTGCACAGGCACGGAACTCCTGTTAACCGGTGGTGCCGAGCTGGGGTATGGGAGAAAGGCCAGTCGAGGCACTGCTGTGGACATCCCCACTCTCCCCTCCTGA